One segment of Trueperaceae bacterium DNA contains the following:
- a CDS encoding 30S ribosomal protein S20 has translation MKRHRQSEQRRLANRAQKSTIRTFTKKAVAAAEAGDFAAAAKYQKVVQGLVDRAIKSSLLHANTAARRKSRLAKRINALQQPKA, from the coding sequence ATGAAGCGCCACCGCCAGTCGGAGCAGCGCCGACTCGCCAACCGCGCCCAGAAGAGCACCATCCGCACCTTCACCAAGAAGGCGGTGGCCGCCGCCGAGGCGGGCGACTTCGCCGCCGCCGCCAAGTACCAGAAGGTCGTGCAGGGCCTCGTGGACCGCGCCATCAAGTCGTCGCTGCTCCACGCCAACACGGCCGCGCGCCGCAAGTCGCGCCTCGCCAAGCGCATCAACGCCCTGCAGCAGCCCAAGGCCTGA